The Hymenobacter sp. GOD-10R genome includes a window with the following:
- a CDS encoding RagB/SusD family nutrient uptake outer membrane protein: protein MMKRHTKTWLAALFTLAGLGLSACKDYLNEELVSTLTYDYYNTEQGLQDLVKSAYEPTRAKFEGEQGYTLFNFGTDEFTHGDQINYVYYNTYDARLNPNNGIDNFENDFWSRCYQGINRCNTGLELIPKIAGTTTLATDVQKTQRLAELRFLRGLYYFELVQQFGAIPLVLKSSEGVQLEFPRTAVPTIYRTIVSDLRFAAANLTPTNTEFGRATRGAAQHFLAKVYLTRGSAVTDVRGQQPTDMDSAAYYADQVINSGTFQLETDFGKLWDISNYSNSRAAQTSKEIIFAAQFNNVLTLAGTLGNTMHLYYSIQYDVNVPGMTRDVAGGRPYRRLMPTNYAMDIFDRKNDSRFYKSIKTAYYSNTASSIPKWTAADAPTPAQVGQPKFATGDTAMYIIVNTPQTALTNAQITKSRYLIAARYYRTASGALASYYSPTGDVGGRSRFPSLVKFLDPFRANVNETRGTRDGILARLGETYLIAAEAYGRKGDYGKAVTYINTLRQRAAYKAGEAKPSQFWKVEGGSKNDAGSTYPALQITTAKFSTNDPAEMYPASVSSEKDRFIHFILNERTRELLGELYRWEDLVRTETVLLRAPYHNPDAKNIQPFHKLRPIPQQHLERVFRDGKPLTSDERQAEQNPGY from the coding sequence ATGATGAAAAGACATACAAAAACCTGGCTGGCCGCGCTGTTTACCCTAGCAGGCCTAGGCCTTTCGGCTTGTAAAGACTACCTAAACGAGGAGCTCGTTTCGACGCTCACCTACGACTACTACAACACCGAGCAAGGCCTGCAAGACCTGGTAAAATCGGCCTATGAGCCCACCCGAGCCAAGTTTGAGGGCGAGCAGGGCTACACGCTGTTCAACTTCGGCACCGATGAGTTTACCCACGGCGACCAGATCAACTACGTGTACTACAACACGTACGATGCCCGCCTGAACCCCAACAACGGTATCGATAACTTCGAGAACGACTTCTGGTCGCGGTGCTACCAGGGCATCAACCGCTGCAATACGGGCCTTGAGCTAATTCCGAAAATAGCCGGCACGACTACCCTAGCTACGGACGTGCAGAAAACGCAGCGCCTAGCGGAGCTACGCTTCCTGCGCGGCCTTTATTACTTCGAGCTGGTGCAACAGTTCGGCGCCATTCCGTTGGTGCTGAAGTCGAGCGAAGGCGTGCAACTGGAGTTTCCACGCACCGCCGTGCCGACTATCTACCGCACCATCGTCTCCGACTTACGCTTTGCGGCTGCCAACCTAACGCCAACCAACACTGAGTTTGGCCGGGCCACGCGCGGCGCGGCGCAGCACTTCCTCGCCAAGGTGTACCTTACCCGCGGCAGCGCCGTAACCGACGTACGCGGCCAGCAGCCCACCGATATGGACAGCGCCGCTTATTACGCTGACCAAGTGATTAACTCCGGCACTTTTCAGCTGGAAACCGATTTTGGCAAGCTCTGGGACATCAGTAACTACAGCAACAGCCGCGCCGCGCAGACCAGCAAGGAAATCATCTTTGCCGCGCAGTTCAACAACGTACTGACCCTCGCTGGCACGCTCGGCAACACCATGCACCTGTACTACTCGATCCAGTACGACGTGAACGTGCCTGGCATGACCCGCGACGTAGCAGGCGGGCGTCCTTATCGTCGCCTGATGCCCACAAACTACGCCATGGACATCTTCGACCGTAAGAACGACTCGCGCTTCTATAAGAGCATCAAAACGGCGTACTACTCCAACACGGCGTCTAGCATTCCAAAGTGGACGGCTGCCGATGCCCCCACGCCTGCGCAGGTTGGTCAGCCTAAGTTCGCCACTGGCGACACGGCGATGTACATCATCGTGAACACGCCCCAAACGGCGCTCACGAACGCGCAGATTACCAAGTCGCGCTACCTGATAGCGGCCCGCTACTACCGCACTGCTTCGGGGGCCCTAGCTTCCTACTACTCGCCCACCGGTGATGTGGGAGGGCGCAGCCGCTTCCCCTCGCTCGTGAAGTTCCTGGATCCGTTCCGGGCGAACGTGAACGAAACCCGCGGCACGCGTGATGGTATCCTAGCCCGTCTGGGCGAAACCTACCTGATTGCGGCCGAAGCTTACGGTCGCAAAGGCGACTACGGCAAGGCTGTGACCTACATCAACACCCTACGCCAGCGCGCCGCTTATAAAGCCGGTGAAGCGAAACCCTCGCAATTCTGGAAAGTGGAAGGTGGCAGCAAGAACGACGCTGGCAGCACGTATCCGGCCTTGCAGATAACGACGGCCAAGTTCAGCACCAACGACCCCGCCGAGATGTACCCAGCATCGGTGAGCTCCGAGAAGGACCGCTTCATTCACTTCATTCTGAACGAGCGGACCCGCGAGCTACTCGGCGAGCTGTACCGCTGGGAGGACTTAGTGCGTACCGAAACCGTACTGCTCCGGGCTCCTTACCACAACCCCGATGCAAAGAACATCCAGCCGTTTCATAAGCTACGACCCATTCCGCAGCAACATTTGGAACGCGTATTCCGGGACGGTAAACCTCTAACTTCTGACGAACGCCAAGCCGAGCAGAACCCCGGCTACTAG
- a CDS encoding sialate O-acetylesterase, which translates to MKYLGSFHKLLFLGLLGGAQPTLANVTLPALITDNMVLQQKSNVALWGWADPSEAVTVTASWTKAPVKVTADAQGNWLVRVPTTKAGGPYTLTIEGKNKLTINNVLLGEVWLCSGQSNMAFPVTKRPNSGSYTGIINADEVIPKANYPNIRMFTVQTKVGDTPQKDVQGSWAVCSPQTVGEFSAVAYFFGKEVFEKTHYPIGLINSTWGGTPAESWTRKDVLEKDPELQPILARYDLGLQNYDQKLADYKAQSDAYKQAKAADPKTSLTAPRELIGATSNKSPYKLYNAMIHPLIPYTLKGAIWYQGESNVERAYQYRKLFLAMIASWRAEWQQPSLPFYFVQIAPHRTGNPELREAQLLTMQTVPHTGMAVITDYGDSLDIHPRNKEVVGHRLALWALAKDYGQKNLAYSGPIYHDMKVENGKARLNFDYVDGGLVAQGGGPLKQFTISGADSVFVPAQAKIEGKSVVVWSDQVKQPVAVRFAWREVPKPNFYNAAGLPATPFRTDKWRTPTQGKL; encoded by the coding sequence ATGAAATACCTAGGTTCTTTTCACAAGCTGCTTTTCTTAGGCTTGTTAGGAGGTGCCCAACCCACCCTCGCCAACGTTACTCTACCCGCGCTGATCACCGACAATATGGTGCTTCAGCAAAAGTCGAACGTAGCCTTGTGGGGCTGGGCCGACCCGAGCGAAGCCGTAACCGTGACAGCGAGCTGGACGAAGGCACCCGTGAAAGTCACCGCCGACGCCCAAGGCAACTGGCTGGTGCGCGTGCCAACGACCAAAGCGGGTGGCCCCTACACGCTCACCATCGAGGGTAAGAACAAGCTGACCATCAACAATGTGCTGCTTGGGGAGGTGTGGCTCTGCTCGGGGCAATCGAACATGGCTTTTCCCGTGACCAAACGCCCCAACAGCGGCTCCTACACCGGCATCATCAACGCCGACGAGGTCATTCCGAAAGCCAACTACCCCAACATCCGCATGTTCACGGTGCAGACGAAGGTGGGGGACACTCCGCAAAAGGACGTGCAAGGCAGTTGGGCCGTGTGCAGTCCGCAAACCGTAGGTGAGTTTTCGGCGGTAGCTTACTTCTTTGGGAAAGAAGTATTTGAGAAAACGCACTACCCTATTGGTCTCATCAATTCCACCTGGGGCGGCACGCCGGCCGAGTCGTGGACGCGGAAGGACGTGCTCGAAAAAGACCCGGAGCTTCAGCCCATTTTGGCGCGCTACGATCTAGGTCTTCAGAACTACGACCAGAAGCTAGCCGATTACAAAGCACAGTCGGATGCCTATAAGCAGGCCAAGGCCGCCGACCCTAAAACTTCGCTTACCGCCCCGCGCGAGCTAATAGGTGCCACCAGCAACAAGTCGCCCTATAAGCTCTACAACGCCATGATTCACCCGCTGATACCTTACACACTGAAGGGCGCTATCTGGTACCAGGGCGAAAGCAACGTCGAGCGGGCCTACCAATATCGCAAGCTGTTCCTGGCCATGATTGCCAGCTGGCGCGCTGAGTGGCAGCAACCTAGCCTCCCCTTCTACTTCGTGCAGATTGCTCCGCACCGCACCGGCAACCCCGAGCTGCGCGAAGCACAATTGCTTACGATGCAAACCGTGCCCCACACCGGCATGGCCGTCATTACCGATTATGGCGACTCGCTCGACATTCACCCGCGCAACAAGGAAGTAGTAGGCCACCGCTTGGCACTGTGGGCATTAGCCAAGGATTATGGCCAGAAAAACCTAGCCTACTCTGGCCCCATATACCACGACATGAAGGTGGAAAACGGCAAGGCTCGTCTCAACTTCGACTACGTAGACGGCGGCTTAGTCGCGCAAGGTGGAGGCCCTTTGAAGCAATTCACTATTTCTGGGGCTGATAGCGTATTTGTGCCCGCCCAAGCCAAGATCGAAGGTAAGTCGGTGGTGGTGTGGAGCGACCAGGTGAAGCAACCCGTAGCCGTGCGCTTTGCGTGGCGCGAAGTACCAAAGCCCAACTTCTACAACGCGGCTGGCTTGCCCGCTACTCCGTTCCGCACGGATAAGTGGCGCACGCCTACTCAGGGCAAGTTGTAG
- a CDS encoding TonB-dependent receptor gives MEQTVLNLTRPTMLAATFLLSAQAVLAQAVTGKVTAADSKDGLPGVTVVLKGTTVGAGTGPDGTFTLDIPNRTGTLVFSFVGYITKEVPINGKSEVNVVLGADTKALDEVVVVGYGTQKAGNVTGAVAGVTAKEIEERPINRIENALAGQMPGVTVQTTTGEPGADLSIRVRGTGSINASNEPLYVVDGVPVDNLRGINPTDVANIEVLKDASSAAIYGSRGSNGVVLVTTKRGKKGKPQLQFSGFTGVQSLERRIDMMSPEQWIQQRKDGIDEAWVSRGKTTVNKPYKASDPMSYRASELGTSLTSPNTTYMYDPLWQYGSDSLAYTDWQDAFFRKAIMQQYQIGVSGGTDDFNYNVNGSYLNQDGIAVGSSLSRATLRANFDARIRKGVKLTMTLAPTTEWSGLGRVDGKDAQAMVAVQMPPVGPKKAGVLVGADPYSAYAWSGRYISPVAVMERTNFKTTRTRLNANMGLNVDVTKGLQLQLLGAMDNNYTLDNQFTPTNATRDWATAGGAGAASRSVRNQQYGTRYLAQGVLNYTRQFGDHNISALVGYSNEWTKLDQSQQVATKLPNDWTYLFNNANSTTTTNTTVPYTTKLISYFGRVQYNYKEKYLLAASLRRDGSSKFGSNSHFGLFPAASLGWRVSDEEFMNGITFMSDLKFRASYGVTGNNRIPDNVQYGLLNTANYSLNGVAMTGYGPANYANPDLSWEQSNSYNVGFDFAVLNNRLQVTADAYTRKTTRLLLNAPQSALTGFTASYQNVGNINNKGIELGLNSRNLIGAFAWNTSFNVSYNRNKVLALTGDNTPIQTGYDNLTSIIQVGQPVNAFLLYDAIGVYKNQEDVDNSPHMTKSIPGDSKYRDVNGDGVIDNNDRTIVGNPQPKFIFGITNTFTYKNFDLSMLVNAQQGGQIYSMIGRSIDRPGMGYLYNKLAKWSNRWKSPDDPGDGMTPSIGATTGAYYDTRWLYSSDYIRIKNITLGYNLPSVRFYNRARIYLAVENAYIWHKYSGGFTPEAVNSTGQGAYDYGGYPQARTYTLGFNLTL, from the coding sequence ATGGAACAAACTGTACTTAATCTAACTCGGCCGACGATGCTGGCAGCAACTTTCCTGCTGTCCGCTCAGGCCGTGTTAGCGCAAGCAGTTACCGGCAAAGTAACAGCTGCTGACTCGAAGGACGGCTTGCCAGGCGTGACCGTCGTACTGAAGGGTACTACCGTGGGAGCCGGCACTGGCCCCGACGGCACCTTCACCCTCGATATCCCAAATCGTACCGGCACCCTTGTATTCTCGTTCGTGGGCTATATCACGAAGGAGGTACCGATCAATGGTAAATCGGAGGTAAACGTTGTCCTAGGTGCCGACACCAAAGCCTTGGATGAAGTAGTGGTAGTTGGCTACGGCACCCAGAAAGCGGGTAACGTAACTGGGGCCGTAGCCGGTGTTACAGCCAAAGAAATAGAAGAGCGACCCATTAACCGGATCGAGAATGCCTTAGCAGGGCAGATGCCAGGCGTAACGGTGCAAACTACTACGGGTGAGCCCGGAGCAGACCTCTCCATTCGTGTACGTGGTACGGGCTCCATTAACGCTTCCAACGAGCCCCTTTACGTAGTGGATGGGGTACCCGTGGACAACTTGCGCGGCATTAATCCAACGGACGTAGCCAATATCGAGGTGCTGAAAGATGCTTCGTCGGCCGCTATTTACGGTTCGCGTGGCTCCAATGGCGTCGTACTCGTGACTACCAAGCGTGGCAAGAAAGGTAAGCCTCAATTGCAATTCTCAGGCTTCACAGGCGTGCAATCTCTGGAACGCCGCATCGACATGATGTCGCCGGAGCAATGGATCCAGCAGCGCAAAGATGGCATCGACGAAGCCTGGGTGAGCCGCGGCAAAACCACTGTGAATAAGCCTTATAAAGCCAGCGACCCCATGAGTTACCGGGCTTCAGAGCTAGGAACCTCGCTGACTAGCCCAAACACGACCTACATGTACGACCCACTGTGGCAGTACGGCTCCGATAGTTTGGCTTATACTGACTGGCAAGATGCTTTCTTCCGCAAAGCCATCATGCAGCAGTACCAAATTGGTGTATCAGGCGGCACCGACGATTTCAACTACAACGTCAATGGCTCTTACCTGAACCAGGATGGTATTGCTGTAGGCTCGAGTTTAAGCCGGGCTACCCTGCGCGCCAACTTTGACGCTCGCATCCGCAAAGGTGTGAAGCTCACGATGACGCTGGCACCTACCACCGAGTGGTCGGGCCTAGGCCGCGTAGATGGTAAAGATGCTCAGGCTATGGTCGCCGTTCAGATGCCTCCCGTCGGTCCGAAGAAGGCAGGTGTTCTGGTAGGTGCCGATCCTTACTCCGCTTATGCTTGGTCGGGTCGCTACATCAGCCCCGTAGCCGTGATGGAGCGCACTAACTTCAAAACGACTCGCACTCGTCTGAACGCGAACATGGGCTTGAATGTCGACGTGACGAAAGGCTTACAGCTTCAGCTGCTCGGCGCCATGGATAATAACTACACCCTCGACAACCAGTTTACGCCCACCAACGCTACCCGCGACTGGGCTACGGCTGGTGGCGCAGGCGCTGCTAGCCGCTCGGTGCGCAATCAGCAGTACGGCACCCGTTACCTAGCCCAAGGCGTATTGAACTACACGCGTCAGTTTGGCGACCACAACATCAGCGCCCTGGTTGGTTACTCTAACGAATGGACCAAGCTGGATCAAAGTCAGCAAGTAGCTACTAAGCTCCCCAACGACTGGACGTACTTGTTTAATAACGCCAACTCGACCACGACCACTAACACCACCGTTCCTTACACCACCAAGCTGATTTCTTATTTCGGCCGCGTGCAGTACAATTACAAAGAGAAGTACCTGTTAGCAGCTAGCTTACGTCGGGACGGTTCTTCGAAGTTTGGCTCAAACTCGCACTTTGGCTTGTTTCCGGCTGCTTCGCTTGGCTGGCGCGTGTCAGACGAGGAGTTCATGAATGGCATCACCTTTATGAGCGATCTTAAGTTTCGGGCTAGCTACGGTGTAACGGGCAACAACCGCATTCCGGACAACGTGCAGTACGGCTTATTGAACACGGCCAACTATTCGCTCAACGGTGTAGCCATGACGGGCTATGGCCCAGCCAACTATGCTAACCCGGACCTGAGCTGGGAGCAAAGCAACAGCTACAACGTGGGCTTCGACTTCGCGGTACTAAACAACCGCTTGCAGGTAACCGCCGATGCTTACACCCGCAAGACCACGCGCCTGCTGCTGAACGCTCCGCAATCGGCACTCACGGGCTTCACAGCTAGCTACCAGAACGTAGGCAACATCAACAACAAAGGCATTGAGCTAGGTCTGAACTCACGCAACTTAATCGGGGCTTTTGCTTGGAATACCTCGTTCAATGTGTCGTACAACCGCAACAAGGTGCTGGCTCTCACCGGCGACAACACGCCTATTCAGACGGGCTACGACAACCTAACTTCGATTATCCAAGTGGGACAGCCAGTTAATGCCTTCCTACTGTATGATGCCATTGGCGTGTACAAGAATCAGGAGGATGTTGACAATAGCCCTCACATGACCAAGTCGATACCTGGTGACTCGAAGTATCGCGACGTGAACGGCGACGGGGTGATTGACAACAATGACCGCACAATTGTAGGCAATCCACAGCCCAAGTTCATCTTCGGTATCACAAACACGTTTACCTACAAAAACTTCGATCTATCCATGCTAGTCAACGCGCAGCAGGGTGGTCAAATCTACTCCATGATTGGTCGTTCTATCGACCGACCCGGCATGGGCTACCTGTACAACAAGCTCGCAAAGTGGAGCAACCGTTGGAAGTCGCCGGATGATCCTGGCGACGGCATGACGCCGAGCATCGGCGCTACCACGGGTGCTTACTACGATACCCGCTGGCTGTACAGCTCCGATTACATTCGTATCAAGAACATTACCCTCGGGTACAACTTGCCTAGCGTTCGGTTCTACAACCGCGCCCGCATCTACCTAGCCGTTGAAAACGCCTATATCTGGCACAAATATTCCGGTGGCTTCACGCCAGAAGCAGTGAACAGCACAGGCCAGGGCGCTTATGATTATGGCGGGTATCCTCAGGCACGCACCTACACACTAGGTTTCAACCTGACGCTATAA
- the rhaM gene encoding L-rhamnose mutarotase, which yields MEEVAFTMKLKPGFEAEYKRRHDEIWPELSQTLTEAGIRDYSIYLDRASGTLFAVQKRAEGHTIDQLPSLPIMKKWWAYMADIMETNPDNSPVSTTLEPVFHAD from the coding sequence ATGGAAGAAGTAGCTTTTACGATGAAGCTTAAGCCCGGCTTCGAAGCCGAGTACAAACGCCGCCACGACGAAATCTGGCCCGAACTCTCACAAACCCTAACTGAAGCGGGCATTCGCGACTACTCCATTTACCTGGACCGCGCCAGCGGCACCCTGTTCGCTGTGCAGAAGCGCGCAGAAGGCCATACCATCGACCAACTGCCTAGCTTGCCAATTATGAAAAAATGGTGGGCTTACATGGCCGATATCATGGAGACCAACCCTGATAATTCGCCGGTGTCAACTACGCTGGAACCCGTTTTTCACGCTGACTGA
- a CDS encoding TonB-dependent receptor produces MRNSITHVWRQCLALTTVLLFTQQVWAQTVTGRVTTSETKEPLPGVTVVVKGTSNGTGTNADGSFSLEIPNRTGTLVFSFVGYVTKEVAIDGKSTVDVALGQDTKALDEVVVVGYGTQKKSDVTGSLASVSAEQLQQVPTTNITQALQGRASGVDISGGSFRPGESPAIRIRGNRSVQASNDPLYVVDGIPLAEGTGLNDFNPQDIASIEVLKDASATAIYGSRGANGVVLITTNRGKEGKFTINYNTYMSFDKPLVKADVLTGPQFAEYRREANRTSGSYPTLYPNPVTDYAIFGTDPYTWEGIADAYTWTDRANRVVATRPTTDEEKALYGANVTEIPVYDNSKVRTTNWGALALRTGITQSHQISASGGTDKLRASISIGYLKQRGVQISQDFSRYTARMTLDYKVNNIISVGGSTNANLNLQNFGTDYYGKMVNQLPISVPYDPSGNPIFLPGADVNIVNPILDPELVFDERRTTRFFGSFYAEAKLAPGLRFRINVGPDFRNRRSGEFQAARSSNRQGGTSWGRNDQNQNFTYVVENLLFYDKQFGNHSLGVTVLESAQQDRSERSFITASNLPYDSQKWYNLGSSYNSSPETFGSSFSKRRLQSWMGRINYSFKDRYVLTASGRYDGSSVLAPGNKWAFFPSFALAWKLQEESFLKDINQLTELKLRAGYGVVGQSSVDPYLTGGTLGQTAYVWDETPAYGYAPTALKNPDLSWEKTSTINLGVDFGFFQNRISGSVDVYRAHTFDLLLPRAIPTASGFGTILQNIGDTRNTGIEVALSTRNIESSKFRWGTDFIFTKNKEEFVKLSSGAQDDVGNRWFIGQPINVYYNYKFTGIWQTNEADLAKSYGQVPGQIKVADINGDGKINAQDQTILGSTVPKWSGSVNNTFSYAGFDLSFLVYARVGQMTNLNFRPGLGGRYQANDVNYWTLSNPSNDYPRPDKSADIALYGDARRFISASFVKVRSISLNYTFPKAIVEKFKGQNLSAYVNVVNPFLFTNVKNFDPEITDPNTRTVSDNSLSVKSLVVGLRVGF; encoded by the coding sequence ATGAGGAACAGTATTACCCATGTATGGCGGCAGTGCTTGGCCTTGACCACTGTGCTGCTATTCACGCAGCAGGTCTGGGCGCAGACAGTTACTGGCAGAGTAACCACAAGCGAGACCAAAGAGCCCCTGCCTGGCGTGACGGTAGTGGTAAAAGGCACCAGCAACGGCACGGGCACGAATGCCGACGGCAGCTTTTCGCTGGAGATACCCAACCGTACCGGCACGCTGGTTTTTTCCTTTGTGGGCTATGTCACGAAGGAAGTAGCCATCGATGGCAAGAGCACGGTGGATGTAGCCCTCGGCCAGGATACCAAGGCGTTGGATGAAGTGGTAGTGGTGGGCTACGGCACCCAGAAGAAAAGCGACGTAACGGGCTCCCTAGCTTCGGTGTCGGCGGAGCAGCTTCAGCAGGTGCCGACGACCAACATCACCCAAGCCCTGCAAGGCCGGGCGTCGGGAGTCGACATCAGCGGGGGTAGCTTTCGACCTGGTGAATCGCCGGCTATTCGCATCCGCGGCAACCGCTCGGTGCAGGCGTCCAACGACCCACTGTACGTGGTAGATGGCATTCCGCTGGCAGAAGGCACGGGTTTGAATGACTTCAACCCCCAGGATATTGCCTCGATAGAGGTGCTGAAAGATGCTTCGGCTACGGCTATCTACGGCTCACGTGGGGCCAACGGCGTGGTGCTGATCACGACCAACCGCGGCAAGGAAGGCAAGTTCACGATCAACTATAACACCTACATGAGCTTCGACAAGCCGTTGGTGAAAGCCGACGTGCTTACCGGACCGCAGTTTGCCGAGTACCGCCGCGAGGCGAATCGCACCTCGGGTTCCTATCCGACGCTCTACCCGAATCCAGTAACCGACTACGCCATCTTCGGCACTGATCCTTATACCTGGGAAGGCATTGCCGACGCGTATACGTGGACCGACCGCGCGAACCGGGTGGTAGCTACGCGTCCGACCACGGATGAGGAAAAGGCTCTCTATGGCGCCAACGTTACCGAAATTCCGGTTTACGACAACAGCAAAGTGCGCACGACCAACTGGGGCGCCCTAGCGTTGCGCACGGGCATCACGCAAAGCCACCAGATCAGCGCCAGCGGCGGCACCGACAAGCTGCGGGCATCCATCTCGATCGGCTACCTCAAACAGCGGGGGGTGCAGATCAGCCAGGATTTCTCGCGCTACACGGCCCGCATGACCCTCGACTACAAGGTCAATAACATCATCTCGGTAGGCGGCTCGACCAACGCCAACCTGAACCTACAGAACTTCGGCACCGACTATTATGGTAAGATGGTCAATCAGTTGCCCATCTCGGTGCCCTACGACCCCAGCGGCAACCCCATCTTCCTGCCCGGCGCCGACGTGAACATTGTGAACCCCATTCTGGATCCTGAGCTGGTATTTGATGAGCGACGCACGACCCGTTTTTTTGGCAGCTTCTACGCCGAGGCGAAGCTAGCTCCCGGCCTGCGCTTCCGCATCAACGTAGGACCTGACTTCCGCAACAGACGGAGTGGCGAGTTCCAGGCGGCGCGGTCGTCGAACCGGCAGGGTGGCACCTCGTGGGGTCGCAACGACCAGAACCAGAACTTCACCTACGTGGTGGAAAACCTGCTCTTTTACGACAAGCAGTTTGGCAACCACAGCCTAGGCGTTACGGTGCTGGAAAGCGCCCAGCAGGACCGTAGCGAACGATCCTTCATCACCGCATCTAACCTACCCTACGACAGCCAGAAGTGGTACAACCTAGGTTCGAGCTACAATAGCAGCCCTGAGACGTTCGGCAGCTCCTTTTCTAAGCGTCGGTTGCAGTCGTGGATGGGTCGTATCAACTACAGCTTCAAGGACCGCTACGTGCTGACCGCTTCGGGTCGCTACGACGGCTCATCGGTGCTGGCGCCCGGCAACAAGTGGGCGTTCTTCCCCTCGTTTGCCCTAGCTTGGAAGCTTCAGGAAGAATCGTTCCTGAAAGACATCAACCAGCTCACCGAGCTAAAGCTGCGCGCCGGTTACGGCGTGGTAGGCCAGTCGTCGGTTGATCCGTACCTGACAGGTGGTACCCTAGGTCAGACAGCCTACGTGTGGGACGAAACGCCTGCCTACGGCTATGCGCCCACCGCCCTGAAAAATCCCGACCTAAGCTGGGAAAAGACATCGACGATCAACTTAGGTGTTGACTTCGGCTTCTTCCAAAACCGCATCAGCGGCTCGGTGGATGTGTACCGTGCCCACACGTTTGACCTGCTCCTACCCCGCGCCATCCCAACTGCTTCTGGCTTCGGCACCATCCTGCAAAACATTGGCGATACTCGCAACACGGGCATCGAGGTGGCGCTTTCAACCCGCAACATCGAAAGCTCGAAGTTTCGCTGGGGCACCGACTTCATCTTCACCAAGAACAAGGAAGAGTTCGTGAAGCTGTCGTCGGGCGCGCAGGACGACGTTGGGAACCGCTGGTTTATCGGGCAGCCGATCAACGTGTACTACAACTACAAGTTTACCGGAATCTGGCAAACGAATGAGGCGGATTTGGCTAAGAGCTACGGCCAAGTACCTGGCCAGATCAAGGTGGCCGATATCAACGGCGACGGCAAGATTAACGCCCAGGACCAGACCATCCTAGGTTCGACGGTGCCGAAGTGGTCGGGCAGTGTAAACAACACCTTCTCCTACGCTGGCTTCGATCTGTCGTTCCTGGTGTATGCGCGGGTGGGCCAGATGACGAACCTGAACTTCCGCCCTGGTCTCGGGGGCCGCTACCAGGCCAACGACGTGAACTACTGGACGCTCTCCAACCCCAGCAACGACTATCCCCGCCCCGATAAGAGCGCCGACATTGCCCTCTACGGTGATGCCCGCCGCTTTATCTCGGCCAGTTTCGTGAAGGTGCGCAGCATCTCCCTGAACTATACCTTCCCCAAGGCTATCGTTGAGAAATTCAAAGGTCAGAACCTGAGCGCCTACGTGAACGTGGTAAACCCCTTCCTCTTCACCAATGTCAAGAATTTCGACCCAGAAATCACGGACCCAAATACGCGCACCGTTTCTGATAACAGCCTCAGTGTAAAAAGCCTAGTTGTAGGCTTGCGCGTTGGATTCTGA